A stretch of Tripterygium wilfordii isolate XIE 37 chromosome 11, ASM1340144v1, whole genome shotgun sequence DNA encodes these proteins:
- the LOC120008782 gene encoding anti-sigma-I factor RsgI-like, which produces MPPKSSNEVAGNVGETEESRYDNMQVLNPRVICCLLSDTTNDVVEQDGIGSYQHKGIDAPISSLPLGTIGSIFEHGQTSNQVTAGQNTSNIGQSVVEQNIGNQGLTNQIGQVGDSLVGVDRIGQARERQNIAGQNGNSQSTNDQNIRNNNGQSQNNYGQGFGQNSYGQNLGQNNYGQGLG; this is translated from the exons ATGCCTCCGAAATCAAGCAACGAAGTTGCTGGTAATGTCGGAGAAACTGAGGAGAGCCGATATGACAACATGCAAGTGCTCAATCCAAGAGTGATATGCTGCCTCCTCAGTGATACAACCAATGATGTGGTTGAACAG GATGGTATAGGAAGTTATCAACACAAAGGAATAGATGCGCCTATAAGCTCATTACCATTAGGTACAATAGGGTCTATATTCGAACATGGCCAAACTAGTAACCAGGTTACTGCAGGCCAAAATACTAGCAACATAGGTCAAAGTGTAGTAGAGCAAAATATAGGCAATCAGGGTCTTACTAACCagattgggcaagttggagatAGCCTTGTTGGAGTTGACCGAATCGGCCAAGCTAGAGAAAGGCAAAATATAGCTGGCCAAAATGGAAATAGCCAAAGCACAAATGACCAGAATATTAGAAATAATAATGGCCAAAGTCAAAACAATTATGGCCAGGGGTTCGGCCAAAATAGCTATGGTCAAAATCTTGGTCAGAATAATTATGGCCAGGGTCTTGGTTAG